In Gemmatimonadota bacterium, the sequence CTGCCGAAACATACCCATTGGTCAAAACGAGATCCAGCGCCCCATCGTTGTTCAAATCTCCAAACTGCGCGCCAAAACTCCACCCGCCCAGATCCACGCCCATCGCCCCGGCCAAATTTTCAAACCGCAAGGTCTCGCCCCCCATGGGCACCCACAAATTATTCCCCTGAATGAGAACGCCAGCCTGAGAAATATTGGTCTCGTAAATTGCCAGATCTCCCCGATTCAGCACATCGCCAAATGCGGCATTCATCCCGCTCTTTGGCTGGCGGCCCACCCCGGCTTGCTCTCCCATCTCGACAAACCGTTTTCCGCCCTCGTTCACATACAACTCGGAAATCCCGTAATCATTGGACAAAAACAGATCGGGAAACCCGGAGCTGTTCAAATCCGCCGCCCCTACCGCCAGTGTCCACCTCCTGCTCGCGATCCCGACCTTCATCGTCACATCTTTAAATGTCCCATCGCCCAAATTCCGCAACAAATACTTCCGCCCCCCATTATTCGCGTATTCAAAACTCTCCGGCATCATCCGCGTGGTCTCCAAATCCCACAAATTCAGGGACTCGGGCCAGTACCCCGCCACAAAAATATCCAGATACCCGTCGCAGTCGTAATCTACCCAAATTGCACTCCCTGCATTGATCCACCTGGGCAAACCCGCTGTTTCCGTCACGCGCTCAAACACCTTCCCCTCCCGATTGCGAAACAATTCCGGACGGCCCCATTTATACAAAAACAAATCTTCGAACCCATCGTTGTCGTAATCCCCCCACACAGACCCCATACTCACGCCCGCCCAATTCACATCCGCCACACCCATTGCAGCAGCCACATCTTCAAAACCCATCCCTCCCAAATTGCGATACAGCCGGTTCAAACTGCCCTTCCGACTACTGGTCACATACAAATCCTGCCAGCCATCCCGGTCGTAATCCACCACCGACACTGCCGCGCCCATCGACGCGATAATCGGCATAATATGATCCAGCTTTGCATCCAGCACAGGCGCTTCATGTACAAAATCGATCCCCACCTGTTTTCCAACTTCCTTGAGATGGAATCCATATCGTTCAGAGCTCGTGCCACTCACTTTCTCCACCTGCCATCCCCCCCACTTCATCGCGCCCAGCGCCACCAGCAATAGCCCAAAAAACAGCACCACCAGAATCCGCACGACGCGATTGGGATGCCTCTCCTCTATCCCGCTGTCTTTCATGGCCTGTCATTCCTCAGCGCGCGATCAAACCACTCGGGCGTCACATACCGCGTGTGAAACCGCTGCCAGTCCTCTGCATTGCGCTTAAACACCGGATCATCTTCAAGTGTTGCAGGCACGCGATCATAAGACAAAACCCCATGCGCAGGCAAGGGCAACACCGTCGTTGAAAAAGCCGTATTATAATCGCCATCCTTAACCCATCCATCGCCTTTCAAAACAAAATCCCGCACCAGTTCTCCAGGATCGGGCAAAGCCACAAACAGCAACTGGATTTCATCTCCCGCATTCACAATCGCATATCGGTCATCGACCTGTGTCAGCAACGGCTCTACATCTCCATATCGCGTGTAATATCCCACGAGATCTCGCCACATCTGAGAAGTCCCGCCAAGCGCGTGATAATCCGGCACCTCGGGCGAACTCGCATCTGCCTCCGCCACCTGTGAAAACCCGCGATAACGCAACTGCGCACGCGCCAAAGGCACAGATTGAACCGTCATCACACTGTCTTCAAGCGGCACGGCCCACGCCAAACGATCCCAATAAATCTCCAGATTGGTCTGTAATCTAAATTTTCGGGGAACATCTCGCGAAAAAACGCCACTCAGATCGATCAACACCGTCTTGCGCTTCCCGGCTGGAAAACCCAGATCTGGATGCGCGACGCGCCAATCAGCTCCGTCAAATACATGCAGAGAAAGGCCCTGAGGCGGCGGATGGCTACCCTGTCCCAGCGCCACATTGATCGAACTATCCGTCGGATGAATCCATCCCTGACCAACCAGCCACAAAGGTCCTCCTCTGGGCACATCGTCTCCCACCTCCACCTCCACATAGTGCTCTCGCGTCACCCCTTGATAAATACCCCGCCCAAAAGTATCCACATACTGTCCATCCCGCGCCCGCACCCTATCGGTCACATCGCGCCCCCGATCATCTTTCACAACAGCAAATGACTGGGGCTGCGTAGTCGCGTAAATCTCAAGCGATGGCGCAACCCGGGCAAAACGCTCATCCACAAAAATCGCCGTCCCCTCGGGGTGATCAACTGCAACGAGAGACACCCAATCGACAAAATGCGTCTCCCACAGTTCACCCGTAATCCGTATATCGTACACCCCATTTTGTGCAATTAGCTGATCGCCTCTAACCTTCACCCAATCTTCCGTCTGATCAATACCTGCAACCACCTGAGCATTAATCCGCATCCCCAGAGGTGACCGCCACAGAAAATCCGTTACAAACACCATCTCCGATCCATTGTGCGCAAACACCCAGGGGCACGACCCCTTCAACCGCTGTACAGCACGCGCCACCTGATCCACCTCCAGATCGAACTCCACCTGAGGCATCCCATTGGGCCACACAATCCGCACGAGATCTGCCCCCGTATAAGTCCCCAACCCAAAATGCACCACCGGATCCGTCACCACTTGCTTCTGATAGAACGCACCCGAACGCAATTCCACTTCTGCCCCCAGACCCAGTGCATTGATCCGCCCATCGCCAAAAGCCCTACCGCCCACGGGACGAATCGCCTGCCAATGATACGCCAAATCGCCCCGATTCACCAATTGTAACGCCTCGCCTCCATCCGAGACACCCAGCAAATCGAGCCGACCATCGCCTGTCAAATCCGCCACACCAGTCACGCGCGCCTGCAGATCCAGAGAATGGTAAGCCTCTTCCGACGCCAGAAAGGCGCGCTTACCAAACACCAGATCCAGCGCGCCATTATTATCCAGATCCGCTATGAGAAGAGGAGCAGGACCAGCGGTTGAATCACCCTGAATCAGCGTGCGCATCTCCCCTTGCGACACAGCCATCACAGCGCCATCTCGATCTATAACCACGCGCTCTAAACGCCCATCTCGATCCAGATCTCCCGCGCTCAGGGCAACCCCATTCACCGCCTTCTTCGCCCCCGGCGTAAATACACCCGCCCGCTCGTTAATCGCCTCGATCAACTGCCCTTCCCGATCCAGCATCGCCGCATCGGGATCTCCATCTCCATCGCAATCTACCCACACAAAACCCCTCAGACCATCTACATTACCGAAAGGTTCCCGCGCCACAAACGAACCATCCCCATTGTTTTGCAACACGAGAGGTGGTCCTGTAGAACGCCCCAACACAAAATCGACATCCCCATCCATCTCTACATCCGCTCCCCACACACCAGCTATCTCTTCTTCGTCCAACCCGATGGAATCAGTCACATCCTCAACCCCGCCATCCTCAGCGCGCCGGAACAATCGAAAACCCTCTGCCCCCACCAGCGCCAGATCTAACGCAAAATCGTTATTCCAATCAACTGTCAGCATCCCATCCATACCCGACACATCTGGAAAATCGAGCGCAATCCCCTCCATCCCCCGCACTTGAGAAACACTCGCCGCAACCACCTCTACCTCTTCTTTGGACCAGAAAGGCTTGAGCACCTGCCAATCACTTCCCTCCAAACCCGCAACGGGTTCGGGTTCAAAGTGCATGTTCAAATCCGCAGGCGCTGGCATAGCCTGGGGCATACTGAACTTCAAAAATTTAACTATAGGATCTCCCAGGCGTTCAGCCGGCACAATCAGCGCATCCAGCGCGCGCCGATACACCGGATCGCGCAACAACACATTGTGCAAAAACATCGCTTGCACAGCTACCTCACTCCCCCCTTCCATCTCTCCCCTCAAACTGCGCAACTGCACCTGCGCCGCATCCGGCCAGCCTTCCGCCCACTCGCCCAACGTCTCCA encodes:
- a CDS encoding CRTAC1 family protein; translation: MKDSGIEERHPNRVVRILVVLFFGLLLVALGAMKWGGWQVEKVSGTSSERYGFHLKEVGKQVGIDFVHEAPVLDAKLDHIMPIIASMGAAVSVVDYDRDGWQDLYVTSSRKGSLNRLYRNLGGMGFEDVAAAMGVADVNWAGVSMGSVWGDYDNDGFEDLFLYKWGRPELFRNREGKVFERVTETAGLPRWINAGSAIWVDYDCDGYLDIFVAGYWPESLNLWDLETTRMMPESFEYANNGGRKYLLRNLGDGTFKDVTMKVGIASRRWTLAVGAADLNSSGFPDLFLSNDYGISELYVNEGGKRFVEMGEQAGVGRQPKSGMNAAFGDVLNRGDLAIYETNISQAGVLIQGNNLWVPMGGETLRFENLAGAMGVDLGGWSFGAQFGDLNNDGALDLVLTNGYVSADGNGNYWYDFSQVAGGHSAIISDAKNWPPMRGRSLAGHQTKCVWVNDGVGQFVEVAQTVGVRDRFDGRAVALVDLWNRGVLDVVVANQRGPLLLYRNTVRAEANWIGFDLVGQQSNRSAIGARVQVFWNDEVQVQEVLGGSGYAAQNQRPLHFGLGEDATVDSIAIRWPSGQVHMFYTPEVRRVHRILEN
- a CDS encoding FG-GAP-like repeat-containing protein → MLDIRRTIGLLMVLSFGCGDEEMATPSADYVSAFYTGVFALEVGAFDRADASLSRALTMESDEPAAWANRGVLRLRRGDYDGAAKDLKTARSLMPESGDIVMLQGLVERSRGQSDAAIAFFEEAAQQGLVKAQYALMKEVERRGGAGSEEEVWAQLEVLIRQVPDNPALWVEWARQAGKRGDEEALRASVETLGEWAEGWPDAAQVQLRSLRGEMEGGSEVAVQAMFLHNVLLRDPVYRRALDALIVPAERLGDPIVKFLKFSMPQAMPAPADLNMHFEPEPVAGLEGSDWQVLKPFWSKEEVEVVAASVSQVRGMEGIALDFPDVSGMDGMLTVDWNNDFALDLALVGAEGFRLFRRAEDGGVEDVTDSIGLDEEEIAGVWGADVEMDGDVDFVLGRSTGPPLVLQNNGDGSFVAREPFGNVDGLRGFVWVDCDGDGDPDAAMLDREGQLIEAINERAGVFTPGAKKAVNGVALSAGDLDRDGRLERVVIDRDGAVMAVSQGEMRTLIQGDSTAGPAPLLIADLDNNGALDLVFGKRAFLASEEAYHSLDLQARVTGVADLTGDGRLDLLGVSDGGEALQLVNRGDLAYHWQAIRPVGGRAFGDGRINALGLGAEVELRSGAFYQKQVVTDPVVHFGLGTYTGADLVRIVWPNGMPQVEFDLEVDQVARAVQRLKGSCPWVFAHNGSEMVFVTDFLWRSPLGMRINAQVVAGIDQTEDWVKVRGDQLIAQNGVYDIRITGELWETHFVDWVSLVAVDHPEGTAIFVDERFARVAPSLEIYATTQPQSFAVVKDDRGRDVTDRVRARDGQYVDTFGRGIYQGVTREHYVEVEVGDDVPRGGPLWLVGQGWIHPTDSSINVALGQGSHPPPQGLSLHVFDGADWRVAHPDLGFPAGKRKTVLIDLSGVFSRDVPRKFRLQTNLEIYWDRLAWAVPLEDSVMTVQSVPLARAQLRYRGFSQVAEADASSPEVPDYHALGGTSQMWRDLVGYYTRYGDVEPLLTQVDDRYAIVNAGDEIQLLFVALPDPGELVRDFVLKGDGWVKDGDYNTAFSTTVLPLPAHGVLSYDRVPATLEDDPVFKRNAEDWQRFHTRYVTPEWFDRALRNDRP